A section of the Candidatus Limnocylindrales bacterium genome encodes:
- a CDS encoding SgcJ/EcaC family oxidoreductase: MSYITNKSFLVSLACIAAVGLAPVHVTSSHAFGLGGGTTRDVKSQDAIRKLYSEFETEWNKHDVAKMAQHWAIDGDHVEPDGTMAKGRDEVTALLTKQHASVFKNSTLKLTVKSVWIMSDTVALVDGTYELSGAVRPDGEAVPTREGKLTSVLLLDKTWQIAASRLMIPTALPYKPKTAASPADAAAPKQP; the protein is encoded by the coding sequence ATGAGCTACATCACGAACAAATCCTTCCTCGTCTCACTGGCCTGCATCGCTGCCGTCGGTCTTGCGCCGGTGCACGTGACCTCGTCGCACGCATTCGGCCTTGGCGGAGGCACGACGAGAGACGTCAAGAGCCAGGACGCCATTCGCAAGCTCTATTCCGAGTTCGAAACGGAATGGAACAAGCACGACGTCGCAAAGATGGCGCAGCACTGGGCGATTGACGGAGATCACGTCGAGCCCGACGGCACGATGGCCAAGGGACGCGACGAAGTGACGGCGCTGCTGACCAAGCAGCATGCGAGCGTGTTCAAGAACTCGACGCTCAAGCTCACCGTGAAAAGCGTATGGATCATGTCGGACACGGTCGCGCTGGTCGACGGAACCTACGAGCTGTCGGGCGCGGTGCGGCCCGACGGCGAGGCCGTCCCGACGCGCGAGGGAAAACTGACGTCGGTGTTGCTTCTCGACAAGACCTGGCAGATCGCCGCGAGCCGGCTGATGATTCCGACTGCGCTGCCGTACAAGCCGAAGACCGCTGCCTCGCCGGCGGATGCCGCCGCTCCGAAGCAGCCGTAG
- a CDS encoding nitronate monooxygenase family protein — protein MKTRITELFGIKHPVIQGGMHYVGYAEMAAAVSNAGGLGIITGLTQPTPEDLRKEIARCHDMTDKPFGVNLTILPMFVTPPYDEYMRVIVEGGIKIVETAGRSPEPFMPTLKAAGVKVIHKCTSVRHSLKAERIGCDAVSVDGFECAGHPGEDDVPGLVLLARAAEELTIPYVASGGMANGRSLVAALALGADGMNMGTRFMATVEAPIHHNVKQALVDADEMSTRLIMRSLRNTERVLTNAAVEKIREIEKEKGAAVTIEDIRPLVAGTQNRKVLQNGEMDAAAWSCGMVAGLIHDIPTCKDLIERIVADAEEIIRKQLMRTLEN, from the coding sequence GTGAAGACACGCATCACCGAACTATTCGGCATAAAGCATCCAGTGATCCAGGGCGGCATGCACTACGTAGGTTACGCAGAGATGGCCGCCGCCGTCTCGAACGCGGGAGGCCTGGGCATCATCACCGGCCTGACCCAGCCCACGCCCGAAGACCTGCGCAAAGAAATCGCGCGCTGCCACGACATGACCGACAAGCCGTTCGGCGTAAACCTGACGATCCTGCCGATGTTCGTCACGCCGCCGTACGACGAATACATGCGCGTCATCGTCGAAGGCGGCATCAAGATCGTAGAAACAGCGGGCCGAAGCCCCGAGCCGTTCATGCCGACGCTCAAGGCCGCCGGCGTCAAGGTCATCCACAAGTGCACGTCGGTGCGTCATTCGCTCAAGGCCGAGCGCATCGGCTGCGACGCCGTCAGCGTCGATGGGTTCGAATGCGCCGGGCATCCCGGTGAGGACGACGTTCCCGGCCTCGTGCTGCTCGCGCGCGCAGCGGAAGAGCTGACGATCCCGTATGTGGCTTCGGGCGGCATGGCCAACGGGCGCAGCCTCGTCGCCGCGCTCGCGCTCGGCGCCGACGGCATGAACATGGGCACGCGCTTCATGGCGACGGTCGAAGCGCCGATCCATCACAACGTGAAGCAGGCGCTCGTCGATGCCGATGAAATGTCGACGCGGCTGATCATGCGTTCGCTGCGCAATACCGAGCGCGTGCTGACCAACGCGGCCGTCGAGAAGATCCGCGAGATCGAAAAAGAAAAGGGCGCGGCGGTCACGATCGAGGACATCCGTCCGCTGGTCGCCGGCACACAGAATCGCAAGGTTCTGCAAAACGGCGAGATGGATGCAGCCGCCTGGAGCTGCGGCATGGTCGCCGGCCTCATCCACGACATTCCGACGTGCAAGGACCTGATCGAGCGGATCGTCGCGGACGCCGAGGAAATCATTCGAAAACAGCTGATGCGCACGCTCGAGAACTGA
- a CDS encoding methyltransferase domain-containing protein, which yields MHALTYHPLEKLSVARPVERIDYIVERCAGRRVLDLGALDETLIGKPQHSSWKWLHREIARSAAEVLGVDAGEEVRKSGEIRTDAGTRIVYGKVEDLDALMRDFRPEVVVAGELIEHTPDTLGWLTRAAAAAPGARLIATTPNATSILNILLSFASRESQHEDHLHVYSYKTLTTLAARLRLENAALFPYYYHSEQFRGRVPKPVAPLISAIDYAILMPIQYLFPLTAFGFILDGTFPKS from the coding sequence ATGCACGCGCTGACCTATCATCCACTCGAGAAGCTGTCGGTCGCCAGGCCGGTCGAGCGCATCGATTACATCGTCGAGCGCTGCGCCGGCCGCCGCGTGCTCGACCTCGGCGCGCTCGACGAAACGCTGATCGGCAAGCCGCAGCATTCGTCCTGGAAATGGCTTCACCGCGAGATCGCGCGCTCGGCCGCCGAAGTGCTCGGCGTAGACGCCGGCGAAGAGGTGCGAAAAAGCGGAGAGATCCGCACCGACGCCGGCACGCGAATCGTTTATGGGAAAGTCGAGGACCTGGACGCGCTGATGCGCGACTTCCGCCCCGAGGTCGTCGTCGCCGGCGAGCTCATCGAGCATACCCCGGATACGCTCGGCTGGCTGACGCGCGCCGCCGCCGCCGCTCCCGGCGCCCGCCTGATCGCGACGACACCAAACGCCACGTCGATCCTGAACATCCTGCTGTCGTTCGCCTCGCGCGAAAGCCAGCACGAAGACCACCTGCACGTCTACTCGTACAAAACCCTGACCACCCTCGCAGCCCGCCTCCGCCTCGAGAACGCCGCCCTCTTCCCGTACTACTACCACTCCGAACAATTCCGCGGCCGCGTCCCGAAACCCGTAGCCCCGCTCATCTCCGCCATCGACTACGCCATCCTGATGCCGATCCAGTACCTCTTCCCGCTCACAGCCTTCGGCTTCATCCTGGACGGAACATTCCCAAAGAGCTGA